In Geobacter sp., a single window of DNA contains:
- the glgP gene encoding alpha-glucan family phosphorylase has translation MDFSSMLHRFTVVPSLTPELSRLQRIARNLWWTWEPEARSLFKRIDIELWHAVRHNPIEMLGSLQQATLDSLAADEGFMSTLEQVDDMLQTYLSSTTWFEKTHGKDHPLKTAYFSMEFGFHESVPIYSGGLGILSGDHLKSASDLGIPLVGIGLLYRQGYFRQYLNIEGWQQEYYPENDFYNLPLHLERDEKRVPLSVELEFPGRKLKAHIWRLQVGRVPLYLLDTNLEENSPEDREITAQLYGGDQEMRIRQEILLGIGGIRALRLLGIEPNVCHMNEGHSAFLALERIRLLMAEQGVSFREAHEVVRAGTVFTTHTPVEAGIDHFPPDLLEKYLGKYYRGLGISRDEFLGLGRQNPSNHHESFCMAVLALKLAAHSNGVSELHGEVSRQMWKNLWPELPEEHLPLSSITNGVHAKTWLSLDMASLLTRYLGTRWLDEPTNQAVWRRVSRIPDAEFWRVHERCRERLVGFARERLKAQLAQVGATPKEIESSEEVLDPETLTIGFARRFATYKRGTLLLRDPERLARILNNAGRPVQIIFAGKAHPHDHEGKELIRQIVQFSKEEPFRHRIVFIEDYDMSVARHLVQGVDVWLNTPRRPLEASGTSGMKVAFNGGLNMSVLDGWWCEGYRGNNGWAIGKGEVYKDIEHQNEVESRAMYDLLEKEIVPLFYDRVGEGIPRGWIGWMKNSMQSLCPFFSTDRMLQEYSERFYIHSFEHWQRLAQDNLRLATDLARWKGQMRNLWGKVRIDSVECDGTDEVASGSRLTAAARVFLGEIPLDEVSVEAYFGVLDSRGNIVGGELIPFTPGEEQGNGIYRFEGTMECRFSGRHGFLIRVIPRHPELGPIYEPGMLRWG, from the coding sequence ATGGATTTCAGCTCTATGCTCCACCGTTTCACCGTGGTCCCGTCACTCACCCCGGAACTCTCCCGGCTGCAGCGGATCGCCCGCAACCTCTGGTGGACCTGGGAACCTGAAGCGCGCAGCCTCTTCAAACGGATCGACATCGAACTCTGGCACGCGGTCCGGCACAACCCGATCGAGATGCTCGGCAGCCTGCAGCAGGCAACCCTCGACAGCCTGGCGGCCGATGAAGGGTTCATGTCGACGCTGGAGCAGGTGGACGATATGCTGCAGACCTACCTCTCCAGCACCACCTGGTTCGAAAAGACCCACGGCAAGGACCACCCGCTCAAGACCGCCTACTTCTCCATGGAATTCGGCTTTCACGAGTCGGTCCCGATCTACTCGGGCGGCCTGGGCATCCTCTCCGGCGACCACCTGAAATCGGCCAGCGACCTGGGTATCCCGCTGGTCGGGATCGGGCTGCTCTACCGCCAGGGGTACTTCCGCCAGTACCTGAACATCGAAGGCTGGCAGCAGGAATACTACCCGGAAAACGACTTCTACAATCTGCCGCTCCACCTGGAACGGGACGAAAAGCGGGTACCGCTCTCGGTGGAACTGGAATTCCCCGGCCGCAAGCTCAAGGCACATATCTGGCGGCTGCAGGTGGGACGGGTGCCGCTCTACCTGCTGGATACCAACCTGGAGGAAAACTCGCCCGAGGACCGGGAGATCACGGCCCAGCTCTACGGCGGCGACCAGGAGATGCGGATCCGCCAGGAGATCCTGCTCGGCATCGGCGGCATCCGGGCGCTCAGGCTCCTGGGCATTGAACCGAACGTCTGCCACATGAACGAAGGGCACTCCGCGTTCCTGGCACTGGAGCGGATCAGGCTCCTGATGGCGGAACAGGGGGTCTCCTTCCGCGAAGCACATGAAGTAGTCAGGGCGGGCACGGTCTTCACCACCCACACCCCGGTGGAGGCGGGGATCGACCACTTCCCCCCCGACCTCCTGGAAAAATACCTCGGGAAATACTACCGCGGCCTGGGGATCTCCCGCGACGAATTCCTCGGCCTGGGGCGCCAGAACCCCAGCAACCACCACGAATCGTTCTGCATGGCAGTGCTCGCCCTCAAGCTCGCGGCCCACTCCAATGGCGTCAGCGAGCTGCACGGCGAGGTTTCGCGGCAGATGTGGAAGAACCTCTGGCCCGAGCTCCCCGAAGAGCACCTCCCCCTTTCCTCCATCACCAACGGGGTCCATGCCAAGACCTGGCTCTCCCTGGACATGGCAAGCCTTCTGACCCGCTACCTCGGCACCCGCTGGCTCGACGAGCCGACCAACCAGGCGGTCTGGCGGCGCGTATCCCGCATCCCGGACGCCGAATTCTGGCGGGTGCACGAGCGGTGCCGCGAACGGCTGGTCGGCTTTGCCCGGGAACGGCTGAAAGCTCAGCTCGCCCAGGTGGGGGCAACCCCCAAGGAGATAGAATCCTCCGAAGAGGTACTCGATCCGGAAACCCTCACCATCGGCTTTGCCCGCCGCTTCGCCACCTACAAGCGGGGCACGCTGCTTTTGCGCGATCCGGAGCGGCTTGCCCGCATCCTCAACAACGCCGGCCGGCCGGTGCAGATCATCTTTGCCGGCAAGGCCCACCCCCACGATCACGAAGGCAAGGAGCTGATCCGCCAGATCGTCCAGTTCTCCAAGGAGGAACCGTTCCGCCACCGGATCGTCTTCATCGAGGACTACGACATGTCCGTGGCGCGCCACCTGGTGCAGGGGGTCGACGTCTGGCTCAACACCCCGCGGCGGCCGCTTGAGGCCAGCGGGACCAGCGGCATGAAGGTCGCCTTCAACGGCGGCCTCAACATGAGCGTCCTGGACGGCTGGTGGTGCGAGGGGTACCGGGGGAACAACGGCTGGGCCATCGGCAAGGGTGAGGTCTACAAGGACATCGAGCACCAGAACGAGGTGGAGAGCCGCGCCATGTACGACCTGCTGGAAAAGGAGATCGTTCCGCTCTTCTACGACCGCGTCGGCGAAGGGATCCCCCGCGGCTGGATCGGCTGGATGAAGAATTCCATGCAGTCGCTCTGCCCCTTCTTCAGCACCGACCGGATGCTGCAGGAGTACTCGGAGCGCTTCTACATCCATTCCTTCGAGCACTGGCAACGGCTCGCCCAGGATAACCTCCGGCTGGCAACCGACCTGGCCCGCTGGAAAGGCCAGATGAGAAACCTCTGGGGGAAGGTCCGCATCGACAGCGTCGAATGCGACGGCACCGACGAGGTGGCCAGCGGCTCCCGCCTGACCGCCGCGGCACGGGTCTTTCTGGGCGAGATCCCGCTGGACGAGGTCTCGGTGGAGGCCTACTTCGGGGTCCTCGATTCGCGGGGGAACATCGTCGGTGGGGAATTGATCCCCTTCACGCCCGGAGAAGAACAGGGGAACGGGATCTACCGCTTCGAGGGGACCATGGAGTGCCGTTTTTCAGGGCGCCACGGCTTTCTGATCCGCGTTATACCCCGGCACCCTGAGCTCGGGCCGATCTACGAACCGGGAATGCTCCGCTGGGGCTGA
- a CDS encoding BamA/TamA family outer membrane protein — protein sequence MRPLSYLLIMLCAMLTACTTMVPRDRLPYPLATSESPEEVKTVVVPLPVIASSPNEGITGGALTAFLLHNNKDEINALVAPQVNFNKNFGVTTSLYGAFYPTTTSSWEINLSQSTKVNNDYEARLIDKTLLAGKLELNAFAYHLTDGSARFFGFQSDSRTADETNYADQESGFTLTASYNFWRHISLLVGERFRSVNIERGAVTSVPFIRDLFSPALVPGLDGFSAHAQKFGFVYSTLDTAIAPTFGGYARVSVELSSRAMGSSASYQHYEAEAKGFIPLDHARYVSVFRLAYNQTLGNGVPFLERSILGGESTLRGYGRNRFIDSSYFLCNLEERIRLFRWEVFDVTADWEVAPFIDLGAVFERLDMASSRNFEFNPGIGFRAVVRPNIVGRVDIGIGRDGPAVFVGLGHPF from the coding sequence ATGCGCCCTCTCTCGTATCTACTCATCATGCTCTGCGCCATGCTCACCGCCTGCACCACCATGGTGCCGCGTGACCGGCTCCCCTACCCTCTGGCCACCAGCGAATCCCCGGAGGAAGTGAAGACCGTCGTCGTCCCCCTTCCGGTGATCGCATCGAGCCCCAACGAGGGGATCACCGGCGGCGCGCTCACCGCCTTCCTCCTGCACAACAACAAGGACGAGATCAACGCGCTGGTCGCCCCCCAGGTCAACTTCAACAAGAACTTCGGGGTGACCACCTCGCTCTACGGCGCTTTCTACCCGACCACCACCAGCAGTTGGGAGATCAACCTCTCCCAATCCACCAAGGTGAACAACGATTACGAGGCCCGTCTCATCGACAAGACCCTCCTGGCGGGAAAGCTGGAACTGAACGCCTTTGCCTATCACCTGACCGACGGCTCCGCCCGCTTCTTCGGCTTCCAGTCGGACAGCCGTACCGCGGACGAAACCAACTATGCAGATCAGGAGAGCGGCTTTACCCTGACGGCCAGCTACAATTTCTGGCGGCACATCAGCCTGCTGGTGGGGGAACGCTTCAGGTCCGTCAACATCGAGCGAGGAGCGGTCACCAGCGTCCCGTTCATCCGCGATCTCTTCAGTCCCGCGCTGGTTCCGGGCTTGGACGGCTTCTCCGCCCACGCCCAGAAGTTCGGCTTTGTCTACAGCACCCTGGATACTGCCATCGCCCCGACCTTCGGCGGCTATGCGCGGGTCTCGGTCGAACTCAGCTCACGGGCCATGGGGAGCAGCGCCAGCTACCAGCACTACGAGGCTGAGGCAAAAGGGTTCATCCCGCTGGACCACGCCCGCTACGTCTCGGTCTTCCGCCTGGCCTACAACCAGACCCTGGGCAATGGTGTGCCGTTCCTGGAGCGGAGTATCCTCGGGGGTGAATCGACCCTGCGTGGCTATGGCCGCAACCGCTTCATCGACTCAAGCTATTTTCTTTGCAACCTGGAGGAGAGGATCAGGCTGTTCCGCTGGGAGGTCTTCGACGTTACGGCCGACTGGGAAGTGGCACCGTTCATCGACCTGGGAGCGGTCTTCGAGCGGCTCGACATGGCAAGCTCCAGGAACTTCGAGTTCAACCCCGGCATCGGTTTCCGGGCGGTGGTCAGGCCGAACATCGTCGGCAGGGTGGATATCGGCATCGGCAGGGATGGGCCGGCAGTGTTTGTGGGCTTAGGACATCCTTTTTAA